Proteins co-encoded in one Kribbella qitaiheensis genomic window:
- a CDS encoding LD-carboxypeptidase, giving the protein MPAVFRADPKPFFGYSDNTNLLNFLYSQGIPAFHGGTVMVQFGRGGAMHPETERSLRAALFTSGEFELTPGSGWTDDDRDWSDPTLLETEPDLFEPTEWSWYGDAPVSGNLWGGNLDIIGWQLAANRWMLPQSEYAGILFLETDEELPSATHVYRTLRNLGERGLLERFEAVLWARPKSRAIDSQLSPEDSATYVEEQYAVVRRTLAEYNEKALLVTGLDFGHTDPQFVLPYGGHAELDPANHRITVTY; this is encoded by the coding sequence ATGCCGGCCGTGTTCCGGGCCGATCCGAAGCCCTTCTTCGGCTACAGCGACAACACCAACCTGCTCAATTTCCTTTACAGCCAAGGGATTCCAGCCTTCCACGGCGGTACCGTGATGGTCCAGTTCGGCCGCGGTGGCGCGATGCACCCAGAGACCGAGCGGTCACTCCGGGCAGCTCTGTTCACCTCCGGCGAGTTCGAGCTGACCCCCGGCAGCGGCTGGACCGACGACGATCGCGACTGGTCCGACCCGACCCTGCTGGAAACCGAACCGGACCTGTTCGAGCCGACCGAATGGAGCTGGTACGGCGACGCACCGGTCAGCGGGAACCTCTGGGGCGGCAACCTGGACATCATCGGCTGGCAACTCGCCGCCAACCGCTGGATGCTCCCCCAGTCGGAGTACGCCGGCATCCTCTTCCTCGAGACCGACGAGGAACTCCCGAGCGCCACCCACGTCTACCGGACCCTCCGCAACCTGGGCGAACGCGGCCTGCTGGAACGCTTCGAGGCCGTCCTCTGGGCCCGCCCGAAGTCCCGGGCGATCGACAGCCAGCTCTCCCCCGAGGACAGCGCCACCTACGTCGAGGAGCAGTACGCCGTCGTGCGCCGCACCCTGGCGGAGTACAACGAGAAGGCCCTCCTCGTCACCGGCCTCGATTTCGGCCACACAGACCCGCAGTTTGTCCTCCCGTACGGCGGCCACGCTGAGCTCGATCCGGCGAACCACCGCATCACCGTCACTTACTGA
- a CDS encoding aldehyde dehydrogenase family protein has product MPTKSDPARLDVRKTYKLYVGGAFPRSESGRSYVVNDARGKFLANASQASRKDGRDAVVAARKAFGGWSAKTAYNRGQVLYRIAEVMEGRHEQFSAEVAASEGLSISKARAAVDASIDRWVWYAGWADKLAQVVGSSNPVAGPYFDFSLPEATGVVAVLAPQDSSLLGLTSVIAPVIVSGNTAVVVTSFERPLPAVTLGEVMATSDVPGGVVNILTGSATEIGPWLAGHLDVNAIDLAGVEDHDEATAMEAAAAENLKRVRRPAVEDWTESPGLSRLTQYLELKTVWHPIGI; this is encoded by the coding sequence TTGCCCACTAAGTCCGATCCGGCCCGGCTGGATGTGCGCAAGACCTACAAGCTGTACGTCGGCGGCGCCTTCCCGCGCAGCGAATCGGGCCGTTCGTACGTCGTGAACGATGCCAGGGGCAAGTTCCTCGCGAACGCGTCGCAGGCCTCCCGCAAGGACGGCCGGGACGCGGTCGTCGCGGCCCGCAAGGCGTTCGGCGGCTGGTCCGCCAAGACGGCGTACAACCGCGGCCAGGTGCTGTACCGGATCGCCGAGGTGATGGAGGGCCGGCACGAGCAGTTCAGCGCCGAGGTCGCGGCCTCCGAGGGACTCTCGATCAGCAAGGCCCGCGCGGCCGTCGACGCCTCGATCGACCGCTGGGTCTGGTACGCCGGCTGGGCCGACAAGCTGGCCCAGGTGGTCGGCTCGAGCAACCCGGTGGCCGGCCCGTACTTCGACTTCTCGTTGCCTGAGGCAACCGGTGTGGTGGCGGTGCTGGCCCCGCAGGACTCGAGCCTGCTCGGCCTGACCAGCGTGATCGCGCCGGTGATCGTGTCCGGCAACACCGCTGTGGTGGTCACGTCGTTCGAGCGCCCGCTGCCTGCGGTGACGCTGGGCGAGGTGATGGCGACGTCCGACGTGCCGGGTGGAGTGGTGAACATCCTGACCGGGTCGGCTACGGAGATCGGGCCCTGGCTGGCCGGTCACCTGGATGTCAACGCGATCGACCTGGCCGGCGTCGAGGACCACGACGAGGCGACGGCGATGGAGGCCGCCGCCGCGGAGAACCTCAAGCGGGTCCGCCGTCCCGCCGTCGAGGACTGGACCGAGTCACCGGGCCTGTCCCGCCTGACGCAGTACCTCGAACTGAAGACGGTCTGGCACCCGATCGGAATCTGA
- a CDS encoding aldehyde dehydrogenase family protein has translation MSRFEYAPAPESRAIVDIKSSYGLFINGVFTEATDGKPFKTISPASEEVLAEISEAGEADVDKAVKAARKAYDKVWGPMPGRDRAKYLYRIARLIQERSRELAVLESLDNGKPIRESRDVDLPLVAAHFFYYAGWADKLEYAGAGVNPQPLGVAAQIIPWNFPLMMLAWKIAPALAAGNTVVLKPAETTPLTALAFAEICQQADLPPGVVNIITGAGRTGQALVEHEGVDKVAFTGSTAVGRAIAKSVAGTDKKVTLELGGKAANIVFEDAPIDQTIEGIVNGIFFNQGHVCCAGSRLLVQESVYDEVLARLKRRMSSLRIGDPLDKNTDIGAINSAEQLARIRELSQIGEDEGSERWSPECELPTQGFWFPPTVFTGVSQAHRIAREEIFGPVLSVLTFRTPAEAVEKANNTPFGLSAGVWTDKGSRILWMANQLRAGVVWANTFNRFDPTSPFGGYKESGYGREGGRHGLEAYLAH, from the coding sequence ATGAGCAGATTCGAGTACGCACCCGCGCCGGAATCGCGCGCGATCGTCGACATCAAGTCGTCGTACGGGTTGTTCATCAACGGTGTCTTCACCGAGGCGACCGACGGCAAGCCGTTCAAGACGATCAGCCCGGCGTCGGAGGAGGTGCTGGCGGAGATCAGCGAGGCCGGCGAGGCCGATGTCGACAAGGCGGTGAAGGCGGCCCGCAAGGCCTACGACAAGGTCTGGGGCCCGATGCCGGGTCGCGACCGCGCGAAGTACCTGTACCGCATCGCCCGCTTGATCCAGGAGCGTTCACGCGAGCTGGCCGTGCTGGAGTCGCTCGACAACGGCAAGCCGATCCGCGAGTCGCGTGACGTCGACCTGCCGCTGGTAGCGGCGCATTTCTTCTACTACGCGGGCTGGGCGGACAAGCTCGAGTACGCCGGCGCCGGCGTGAACCCGCAGCCGCTCGGTGTCGCCGCGCAGATCATCCCGTGGAACTTCCCGCTGATGATGCTGGCCTGGAAGATCGCCCCGGCGCTCGCGGCCGGCAACACCGTCGTACTCAAGCCCGCCGAGACCACGCCGCTGACGGCGCTCGCGTTCGCCGAGATCTGCCAGCAGGCCGATCTGCCGCCGGGCGTGGTGAACATCATCACCGGCGCCGGCCGGACCGGGCAGGCGCTGGTCGAGCACGAGGGCGTCGACAAGGTCGCGTTCACCGGCTCCACCGCGGTCGGCCGCGCGATCGCGAAATCGGTCGCGGGCACGGACAAGAAGGTCACCCTGGAGCTCGGTGGCAAGGCGGCGAACATCGTCTTCGAGGACGCGCCGATCGACCAGACCATCGAGGGCATCGTCAACGGCATCTTCTTCAACCAGGGCCACGTCTGCTGCGCGGGTTCGCGGCTGCTGGTCCAGGAGAGCGTGTACGACGAGGTACTGGCGCGGCTCAAGCGCCGGATGTCGTCGCTGCGGATCGGCGACCCGCTGGACAAGAACACCGACATCGGCGCGATCAACTCCGCCGAGCAGCTGGCCCGGATCCGCGAGCTGTCCCAGATCGGCGAGGACGAGGGCTCCGAGCGCTGGTCGCCCGAGTGCGAGCTGCCCACGCAGGGTTTCTGGTTCCCGCCGACCGTCTTCACCGGCGTCTCGCAGGCCCACCGGATCGCCCGCGAGGAGATCTTCGGCCCGGTGCTCTCGGTGCTGACGTTCCGTACTCCGGCCGAGGCGGTCGAGAAGGCGAACAACACCCCCTTCGGGCTGTCCGCCGGGGTCTGGACCGACAAGGGCTCCCGGATCCTCTGGATGGCGAACCAGCTGCGCGCCGGCGTCGTCTGGGCCAACACGTTCAACCGCTTCGACCCGACCTCGCCGTTCGGCGGTTACAAGGAGTCGGGCTACGGTCGCGAGGGCGGCCGTCATGGTCTGGAGGCCTACCTTGCCCACTAA
- the deoC gene encoding deoxyribose-phosphate aldolase — protein MTTTDTGVDSLADVTSSEDRLRRFLLGLPGVDQVGAEARAATLSTRSIKTTAKAYALDLAIQMIDLTTLEGSDTPGKVRALCAKAKRPDPADPTAPQVAAVCVYPDLVATAKFELRGSGINVASVATAFPSGRSSLAIKQQDTRDAVAAGADEVDMVIDRGAFLSGRYGLVFDEIAAIREAAGDAHLKVILETGELVTYDNVRRASWLAMLAGADFIKTSTGKVSPAATLPVTLVMLEAVRDYHEATGLHIGVKPAGGIRTAKDAIKYLVTVNETAGPDWLDPELFRFGASSLLNDLLMQRTKLATGNYPGPDYFTLD, from the coding sequence GTGACCACTACCGACACTGGCGTCGACAGTCTCGCCGACGTGACCTCGTCCGAGGACCGGCTGCGCCGGTTCCTGCTGGGCCTGCCGGGCGTCGACCAGGTCGGCGCCGAAGCCCGGGCCGCCACCCTGAGCACCCGGTCGATCAAGACCACCGCCAAGGCCTACGCGCTGGACCTGGCGATTCAGATGATCGACCTGACCACGCTCGAGGGCTCGGACACCCCTGGCAAGGTGCGGGCCCTTTGTGCGAAGGCGAAACGCCCCGATCCGGCCGACCCGACCGCCCCGCAAGTGGCCGCGGTCTGTGTCTATCCGGACCTGGTGGCGACGGCGAAGTTCGAGCTGCGCGGGTCGGGGATCAACGTGGCGAGTGTCGCAACCGCCTTCCCCAGTGGGCGTTCCAGCTTGGCCATCAAGCAGCAGGACACCCGGGACGCGGTCGCGGCCGGTGCCGACGAGGTCGACATGGTGATCGACCGAGGTGCGTTCCTGTCCGGCCGGTACGGGCTGGTCTTCGACGAGATCGCCGCGATCCGTGAGGCCGCCGGCGACGCGCACCTGAAGGTGATTCTGGAGACCGGCGAGCTGGTCACCTACGACAACGTACGGCGTGCGTCGTGGCTGGCGATGCTGGCCGGCGCGGACTTCATCAAGACTTCGACCGGCAAGGTCTCCCCGGCCGCGACGCTTCCCGTGACCCTGGTGATGCTGGAAGCGGTCCGCGACTACCACGAGGCGACCGGCCTGCACATCGGCGTCAAGCCCGCCGGCGGGATCCGGACCGCGAAGGACGCGATCAAGTACCTGGTCACCGTCAACGAGACGGCCGGACCGGATTGGCTGGACCCGGAGCTGTTCCGCTTCGGCGCCTCCAGTCTGCTGAACGACCTGCTGATGCAACGCACCAAGCTGGCCACCGGGAACTACCCCGGCCCCGACTACTTCACGCTGGACTGA
- a CDS encoding TetR/AcrR family transcriptional regulator, producing the protein MHRAPGPGERQRDAERSKQQLLAAAVTEFASRGFGGARVSDIADRAGVNKQLISYYFGGKLGLYQAVSERWRDGEQTVTEGATTLPEVVAAYARASLAEPDLARLLIRQGVDQEATEADREGQQARFQGMLADFRARQKQGELAADLDPAYVGLAMFALSAAPVTFPQIAQALGLDPAAPGFAGKYAEQVALIVSRLADR; encoded by the coding sequence ATGCACAGAGCGCCAGGGCCCGGCGAGCGTCAGCGCGACGCGGAGCGGAGCAAGCAGCAACTGCTGGCCGCGGCGGTGACCGAGTTCGCCTCTCGCGGTTTTGGCGGCGCGCGGGTGAGTGACATCGCCGACCGGGCGGGCGTCAACAAACAGCTGATCTCGTACTACTTCGGCGGCAAACTCGGCCTCTACCAGGCCGTGAGCGAGCGCTGGCGCGACGGCGAGCAGACCGTCACCGAGGGCGCGACTACGCTGCCGGAGGTCGTCGCGGCGTACGCCCGGGCCAGCCTCGCCGAGCCCGATCTGGCCCGGCTGCTGATCCGCCAGGGTGTCGACCAGGAAGCGACCGAGGCCGATCGGGAGGGGCAGCAGGCCCGGTTCCAGGGCATGCTCGCCGACTTCCGCGCGCGCCAGAAACAAGGTGAGCTCGCCGCGGACCTGGATCCGGCGTACGTCGGCCTCGCGATGTTCGCCTTGTCCGCGGCACCGGTAACTTTCCCGCAGATCGCGCAGGCGCTCGGACTGGATCCGGCCGCGCCGGGTTTCGCCGGTAAGTACGCCGAACAGGTCGCTCTGATCGTGTCGCGGCTGGCCGATCGATAG
- a CDS encoding FAD-dependent monooxygenase has protein sequence MQVAIIGAGIGGLALAQGLKQAGVEVRLFERARRRASASRGIGSTSARWGRRRWPRCCRRLSGAG, from the coding sequence ATGCAGGTGGCGATCATCGGGGCCGGTATCGGTGGGCTGGCGCTGGCCCAGGGGCTGAAGCAGGCAGGGGTCGAGGTGCGGCTCTTCGAGCGCGCCCGTCGGCGCGCTTCCGCAAGCAGGGGTATCGGATCCACATCAGCGAGGTGGGGGAGGAGGCGCTGGCCGCGGTGCTGCCGGCGGCTGTCCGGCGCCGGGTGA
- a CDS encoding PH domain-containing protein, which yields MKSKTSENEQYLSASNRITGVVVMVIGVVGLVDIMLEWRTAGGLMVAGLIGILMVLAYAGLVRPSINLAAEGLLIRNHLRDFQVPWNKITDVDVTDILRVHTEAGKIRCPAVQLVMRDMRKQRVGGRKLKADSSVSKADFVVNRLETHMDQYGPTAEGEVVTTWARPELSIIAVLAVVAILGEFLR from the coding sequence GTGAAGTCCAAGACCAGTGAGAACGAGCAGTACCTGTCGGCGTCCAACCGGATCACCGGTGTGGTGGTGATGGTGATCGGCGTGGTCGGGCTGGTCGACATCATGCTGGAGTGGCGGACCGCGGGTGGACTGATGGTCGCGGGGCTGATCGGGATCCTGATGGTCCTCGCGTATGCCGGGTTGGTGCGGCCGTCGATCAACCTGGCCGCCGAGGGGCTGTTGATCCGCAACCATCTGCGTGATTTCCAGGTGCCGTGGAACAAGATCACCGACGTCGATGTGACCGACATCCTGCGAGTGCACACCGAGGCCGGCAAGATCCGCTGCCCCGCGGTCCAGCTGGTGATGCGCGACATGCGCAAGCAGCGCGTCGGAGGCCGCAAGCTGAAGGCGGACAGCTCGGTCTCCAAGGCGGACTTCGTGGTCAACCGTCTCGAGACCCACATGGACCAGTACGGCCCCACGGCCGAAGGCGAGGTCGTCACCACCTGGGCCCGCCCCGAACTCTCCATCATCGCGGTACTGGCGGTAGTCGCCATCCTCGGCGAGTTCCTCCGCTGA
- a CDS encoding alpha/beta hydrolase, producing MIPGRARAHEVLGLTGEDGVVPEVPAGAVDSGTFKSAARRTTVGWSVIYPDRQRAELPVVLVLHGRGADHTSAINELGMDHFLAAAVSAGVPPFALATVDGGPDNYWHKRASGDDPQRMLIEEFLPLLAKRGLRTSRFGVLGWSMGGYGALLLAADVKAPRVVAAGAMSPALWHHAKDTTPGSYDGPADFEQHRLFGRAADLEDIALRIDCGRDDPFAGATEDLRAEVRADGGLQAGLHTAGYWRRMLPDQLRFFGRKLSV from the coding sequence GTGATCCCAGGCCGCGCCCGAGCGCACGAAGTACTGGGTCTGACCGGCGAGGACGGCGTCGTCCCGGAGGTACCGGCGGGTGCGGTGGACTCCGGCACCTTCAAGTCAGCAGCGCGCCGTACGACGGTCGGCTGGTCGGTCATCTATCCGGATCGGCAGCGGGCCGAACTGCCGGTGGTGCTGGTGCTTCATGGCCGAGGCGCTGACCACACCTCGGCGATCAACGAGCTCGGCATGGACCACTTCCTCGCCGCCGCGGTGTCGGCCGGGGTGCCACCGTTCGCGTTGGCGACCGTTGACGGAGGGCCCGACAACTATTGGCACAAGCGCGCGAGCGGCGACGATCCGCAGCGCATGTTGATCGAGGAATTCCTTCCCCTGCTGGCGAAACGCGGCCTGCGGACGAGCCGGTTCGGCGTTCTCGGCTGGTCGATGGGCGGGTACGGCGCGTTGCTGCTGGCCGCCGACGTCAAGGCGCCGCGGGTGGTCGCGGCCGGGGCGATGAGCCCGGCTCTGTGGCACCACGCGAAGGACACGACGCCCGGCTCGTACGACGGCCCCGCCGACTTCGAGCAGCATCGACTCTTCGGCCGCGCCGCCGACCTCGAGGACATCGCACTACGGATCGACTGCGGTCGCGACGATCCGTTCGCCGGCGCCACCGAGGACCTGCGGGCCGAGGTGCGAGCCGATGGTGGACTGCAGGCCGGGCTACACACCGCTGGTTACTGGCGGCGCATGCTTCCTGACCAACTGCGGTTCTTTGGCCGGAAACTGTCAGTTTGA
- a CDS encoding neutral zinc metallopeptidase: MYNLSSKKLRGLVGAIALASCAALAIPSAQATPAGATEQPIPIAGAAVKPPTTSGTRGIEATSGWNASSSYNAVANNALYNTPYIPASGCKRPNVALNTEYRVRYFEQEMVRCMYAAWRPIIWRAHGRYDVKPGLVVHGYNTINTQCGSVTGPTSFYCSAGSGTIYIPWRQIVNYYAQNPTFAVAYATNTIAHEYGHHVQSMNSILTASWWRQQHMSGDAALAESRRRELQASCLGSAYISANKKAYPMSGGLLTQWKYVVSHSGDMPGYPRDHGSWTNHNFWSLAGYNGDGKGQHAGSCRTFTAAGTRIS; this comes from the coding sequence ATGTACAACCTCTCCAGCAAGAAGCTGCGCGGGCTGGTGGGCGCCATCGCCCTGGCCAGTTGCGCTGCCCTCGCCATCCCGAGCGCCCAGGCCACCCCGGCCGGCGCCACGGAACAGCCGATCCCGATCGCGGGCGCGGCAGTGAAGCCGCCGACGACGTCCGGCACGCGCGGCATCGAAGCGACGTCCGGCTGGAACGCGTCCAGTTCCTACAACGCGGTCGCCAACAACGCGCTGTACAACACGCCGTACATCCCGGCCTCGGGCTGCAAGCGCCCGAACGTCGCCCTGAACACGGAGTACCGGGTCCGGTACTTCGAGCAGGAGATGGTCCGTTGCATGTACGCCGCGTGGAGGCCGATCATCTGGCGCGCCCACGGCCGCTATGACGTCAAGCCCGGCCTGGTCGTGCACGGCTACAACACCATCAACACCCAGTGCGGCTCGGTCACCGGACCGACGTCGTTCTACTGCTCGGCGGGATCCGGCACGATCTACATCCCGTGGCGCCAGATCGTGAACTACTACGCGCAGAACCCGACGTTCGCCGTCGCGTACGCGACCAACACGATCGCGCACGAGTACGGACACCACGTGCAGTCGATGAATAGCATCCTGACCGCGTCGTGGTGGCGCCAGCAGCACATGAGCGGCGACGCGGCCCTGGCCGAGAGCCGTCGGCGTGAGCTGCAGGCCTCCTGCCTCGGTTCGGCCTACATCAGCGCGAACAAGAAGGCCTACCCGATGTCGGGTGGACTGCTGACCCAGTGGAAGTACGTCGTCTCGCACTCCGGTGACATGCCGGGCTACCCGCGTGACCACGGCTCGTGGACCAACCACAACTTCTGGTCGCTGGCCGGCTACAACGGTGACGGCAAGGGGCAGCACGCAGGTAGCTGCCGGACCTTCACCGCGGCCGGTACCCGCATCTCCTGA
- a CDS encoding phospho-sugar mutase codes for MVTVNEDVRAAAEAWLSEDPDPDTRAELQQLLETDAGDALADRFSGKLEFGTAGLRGAVGAGPNRMNRVVVIRAAAGLCAYLKANGLTDGPVLIGYDARHKSDIFAQDTAAVVRGAGLDAVLLDRPAPTPVVAFGIQHLKAVAGVVVTASHNPPQDNGYKVYLGDGSQIVPPADSEIAAAIDAVGPLASVPRGEGWQMAGDDLLGAYLDRIATLVPADAPRDLNVAYTPLHGVGRALVEQAVARAGFAEPAVVASQADPDPDFPTVSFPNPEEPGAIDAALELARAQGSDIAVANDPDADRCAVAVPDPAAAGGWRMLRGDELGGLLGEFLLSSGPDGVAACSIVSSSLLSKIATAYGVRYVDTLTGFKWIGRVPELVFGYEEALGYCVDPSAVKDKDGISTLVRVLQFAAQAKAEGRTLLDLLDDLAKKYGLHATDQLSARVEDLSLIGAAMDRLRATPPTSLGGHAVEQVDDLNEGTETLPPTDGLRYHLSEGARVVVRPSGTEPKLKCYLEVVIPVAGDDVAAARAQAADELAAIKKDLAAAAGI; via the coding sequence GTGGTGACCGTCAATGAAGATGTTCGTGCCGCCGCCGAAGCCTGGCTGAGCGAGGACCCTGATCCCGATACCCGGGCCGAGCTGCAGCAGTTGCTGGAGACCGACGCCGGGGATGCACTGGCCGACCGGTTCAGCGGGAAGCTGGAGTTCGGTACTGCGGGGTTGCGGGGCGCTGTCGGCGCCGGGCCGAACCGGATGAACCGGGTGGTGGTGATCCGTGCCGCGGCCGGCCTCTGCGCCTACCTCAAGGCGAACGGGCTCACCGACGGACCCGTCCTGATCGGGTACGACGCGCGGCACAAGTCGGACATCTTCGCGCAGGACACGGCCGCTGTGGTCCGCGGCGCCGGGCTGGACGCCGTACTGCTGGACCGCCCGGCCCCGACGCCCGTGGTCGCCTTCGGGATCCAGCACCTCAAGGCGGTCGCCGGTGTCGTCGTCACGGCGTCGCACAACCCGCCGCAGGACAACGGGTACAAGGTCTACCTCGGTGACGGCTCGCAGATCGTGCCGCCGGCCGACAGCGAGATCGCCGCCGCCATCGACGCGGTCGGCCCGCTGGCATCCGTGCCACGGGGTGAAGGCTGGCAGATGGCCGGGGACGACCTGCTGGGCGCCTACCTGGACCGCATCGCGACGCTGGTCCCGGCGGACGCTCCGCGCGACCTGAACGTGGCCTACACGCCGTTGCACGGTGTCGGGCGGGCTCTGGTCGAGCAGGCCGTGGCGCGTGCGGGGTTCGCAGAACCGGCTGTGGTTGCTTCGCAGGCGGATCCGGACCCGGACTTCCCGACGGTGTCGTTCCCGAACCCGGAGGAGCCGGGCGCGATCGACGCCGCGCTGGAGCTGGCTCGCGCCCAAGGCTCCGACATCGCTGTCGCGAACGATCCCGATGCGGACCGATGCGCTGTCGCAGTACCGGATCCTGCTGCTGCCGGTGGCTGGCGGATGCTGCGCGGGGACGAGCTGGGCGGGCTGCTCGGCGAGTTCCTGTTGTCGTCCGGGCCGGACGGGGTCGCCGCCTGCTCGATCGTGTCGTCGTCGCTGCTGAGCAAGATCGCGACGGCGTACGGAGTGCGGTACGTCGACACGCTCACCGGGTTCAAGTGGATCGGACGGGTGCCGGAGCTGGTGTTCGGCTACGAGGAGGCGCTCGGGTACTGCGTCGATCCGTCGGCCGTGAAGGACAAGGACGGCATCTCGACGCTGGTGCGGGTGTTGCAGTTCGCTGCGCAGGCCAAGGCCGAGGGGCGGACTTTGCTGGATCTGCTGGACGACCTGGCGAAGAAGTACGGGCTGCACGCGACGGACCAGTTGTCCGCGCGGGTGGAGGACCTGAGCCTGATCGGGGCAGCGATGGACCGGTTGAGGGCGACGCCCCCGACCTCGCTCGGCGGACACGCGGTCGAGCAGGTCGACGACCTGAACGAAGGCACCGAGACGCTGCCGCCGACCGATGGGTTGCGCTACCACCTGTCCGAGGGTGCGCGGGTCGTCGTACGACCGTCAGGGACCGAGCCCAAGCTGAAGTGCTACCTGGAAGTCGTGATCCCGGTGGCCGGTGACGACGTCGCGGCCGCCCGCGCCCAGGCGGCGGATGAACTGGCCGCCATCAAGAAGGACCTGGCCGCCGCCGCAGGCATCTGA
- a CDS encoding gamma-glutamylcyclotransferase, which yields MTLYAAFASNLDPNLMAERCPFSPLRGTGWIVGWRLTFGGEELGWEGSMATVVEDPADPGNQVFVALYDISPQDIERLDEWEWIDQGVYRKIQVRVATLDGEQLAWMYVLNAYEGGLPSARYLGILAEAAEAAGAPDDYVADLRARPCQSSGH from the coding sequence GTGACCCTGTACGCCGCGTTTGCGTCGAATCTGGACCCGAATCTGATGGCCGAGCGGTGCCCGTTCTCGCCCTTGCGCGGGACCGGGTGGATCGTCGGCTGGCGCCTCACCTTCGGTGGCGAGGAGCTCGGCTGGGAGGGCTCGATGGCGACCGTCGTCGAGGATCCCGCCGATCCGGGCAACCAGGTCTTCGTCGCGCTCTACGACATCAGCCCGCAGGACATCGAGCGGCTGGACGAGTGGGAGTGGATCGACCAGGGCGTCTACCGCAAGATCCAGGTCCGGGTAGCCACCCTCGACGGTGAGCAACTGGCCTGGATGTACGTCCTGAACGCCTACGAGGGCGGTCTCCCCTCGGCTCGCTACCTCGGCATCCTCGCCGAGGCGGCCGAGGCCGCCGGCGCCCCGGACGACTACGTGGCCGACCTCCGCGCCCGCCCCTGCCAGTCCTCCGGCCACTGA
- a CDS encoding NAD(P)H-quinone dehydrogenase: MARVVIIGGGPGGYEAASAAAQLGAEVTVVDSDGIGGSCVLTDCVPSKTLIATAEVMTEVEEAGQLGVRLEDGDDDPANSVRVDLSVVNKRVKALAAAQSEGISRRLADDKIRVIHGRGRLDGPETVVVGDERLEADVVLIATGARPRILAGSEPDGERILTWEQVYELEELPERLIVVGSGVTGAEFASAYDALGSDVVLVSSRDRVLPGEDQDAAEVLEDVFKRRGMTVLGKSRAESVRRQGDGVIVTLTDGRTVEGSYALLAVGSLPNTEDMGLVESGVSLGDGGFITVDRVSRTSARGVYAAGDCTGVLMLASVAAMQGRIAMSHALGDAVAPLNQSTVSSNVFTAPEIATVGLTQAVLDAGGSTAMVVKVPLADNARAKMQGVRDGFIKLFCLPNTGIIVGGVVVAPRASELIHPISLAVGARLTVDQMAQSFTVYPSVSGSIAEAARRLHLRS; the protein is encoded by the coding sequence GTGGCGCGAGTTGTGATCATCGGTGGCGGTCCTGGCGGGTACGAAGCGGCGAGTGCGGCCGCCCAATTAGGGGCGGAGGTGACAGTCGTCGACTCCGACGGGATCGGCGGGTCGTGCGTGCTCACGGACTGCGTTCCGAGCAAGACCCTGATCGCCACCGCGGAGGTGATGACGGAGGTCGAGGAAGCCGGCCAGCTCGGCGTACGGCTCGAGGATGGAGACGACGATCCGGCGAACTCCGTGCGTGTCGATCTCTCCGTCGTCAACAAGCGGGTCAAGGCGCTCGCGGCGGCCCAGTCCGAGGGGATCTCGCGGCGACTCGCCGACGACAAGATCCGGGTGATCCACGGCCGCGGCCGGCTCGACGGGCCGGAGACGGTCGTGGTCGGTGACGAGCGGCTCGAGGCCGACGTGGTCCTGATCGCCACCGGGGCAAGGCCGCGCATCCTGGCCGGCTCCGAACCGGACGGCGAGCGGATCCTGACCTGGGAGCAGGTCTACGAGCTCGAAGAGCTCCCCGAGCGGCTGATTGTTGTCGGGTCAGGCGTTACGGGCGCGGAGTTCGCCAGCGCGTACGACGCGCTCGGCAGCGACGTGGTGCTGGTCTCCTCGCGGGACCGGGTCCTGCCAGGCGAGGACCAGGACGCGGCCGAGGTGCTCGAGGACGTCTTCAAGCGGCGCGGTATGACCGTGCTCGGCAAGTCCCGGGCCGAGTCGGTACGCCGGCAGGGCGACGGGGTCATCGTGACGCTCACGGATGGCCGGACGGTCGAGGGCTCGTACGCGTTGCTGGCGGTCGGGTCCCTCCCGAACACCGAAGACATGGGGCTCGTCGAGTCGGGCGTGTCGCTCGGCGACGGCGGCTTCATCACCGTCGACCGGGTCTCCCGTACGTCGGCGCGCGGGGTGTACGCGGCGGGCGACTGCACCGGCGTACTGATGCTCGCCTCGGTAGCCGCGATGCAGGGCCGGATCGCGATGTCCCACGCCCTCGGTGACGCGGTCGCCCCGCTGAACCAGTCGACCGTGTCCTCGAACGTCTTCACCGCGCCCGAGATCGCGACGGTCGGGCTGACCCAGGCCGTGCTGGATGCGGGTGGCAGTACTGCGATGGTCGTCAAGGTGCCGCTCGCGGACAACGCCCGGGCGAAGATGCAGGGTGTGCGCGATGGCTTCATCAAACTCTTCTGCCTGCCGAACACGGGGATCATCGTGGGCGGGGTGGTGGTGGCTCCGCGGGCTAGCGAGCTGATCCACCCGATTTCGCTCGCGGTCGGCGCCCGGCTGACGGTCGACCAGATGGCCCAGTCGTTCACCGTCTACCCGTCCGTCTCCGGCTCGATCGCCGAGGCAGCCCGAAGGCTCCACCTGCGCTCCTGA